CCGGAGGTCTTCTGGTACAGGGTCTCCTCAAAGAAGATGACCCCGGAGATGTACTGGAGGGCACCGGGCGAGGTGAGGAGGAGCTCCCGGAGGGCCTGGCGGTTGGACTCGACGTTATCGACGTTGATGCTGGAGAGGCGCTTCCCGATGGTGCCCGTGCTCTCATCCGCAGCGAGGATGCCCCTGCCCGGGGTGGCAATGTACTTGGCGGTCTTGATCAGCTCGTCTGTGCAATAACAAAGTAAACATCAATTCCCACGTTCAACTTCAATGGAACATGTCAGTACACGAACAGGAACTCTCACGATAACATCTGAACATTAATCGATACGTTAACCTAATGGTTCGGGTCACTCGAGGAGAGTCGGGGAGTGAGTGAGAGTAATACCTGCATACTTTCCGACGAAGGCAGACATGGCTGCGAAGATATTAGGTTGGACGGGGCGAAGTGGACAGGAGACGAAAATGCGAAGATATACCCACACATCCCATACTCATATATAGCATTCCGTTGGGAGGAATATACCATCAGAATCCACCGTGGCATCATACTGCACGCGTGGCAATGTCTAAGCCCGACGAAGGTTATCGTCCTCGGATAAAGCAAGTAGTGATactaaaccaaaaaaaaagaaaaagaaaagcaacgAGTGATCCCTCCCCTGCCCAAGTGGCAGTTCGATTTGCATTTGAGGAAAAGACCAGCTCCCACCTTACATTTCACTTCATAATCCTTTATCTCAGTTAAGACGTCCAAACCGACCAATAGGATAATTCGGGTGCAATTGAATGGCGGTCTCTTCCTCTGTTATATCTTACGTAACAATCTAATACGGGACATAGTCAGCCGCCTCGGAATTAGAAAAATGGTAATGAGAAACGAGGGAAGGAGTAAAGGAGATGAGTATCGAGTAGCAGAGATTATAAATATGAAGCTGGAGGTTCTGATGGGagtcaaaattgtttcagaatcaaaaaaaaaattagagactGGAGAAATACATCACAATGAGGCACGAAAGTTCGGGTGAAAGTGACACGGAGGATATGAAGAACaggagaggaagagggagagaggcaCCCTCGGGGAATTATTGGGGTGGGGCCAGCACCACTTGCTGCTCATCGTCATCTGTCCCGAAGTAACGGTCTCCGAATTCACCCATCCCAGGTACGACGCGGAAGTCCTCGTTCAGGCCGATATCGATCTCAGATGTCACGATCTTTATTCTCGGGAAGGCCTTGCACACCACATGCACTCCTTGGGGTGCCTGACCAGAAAGGTTTTAACACCGTATATTGATGAATTGAGAAGTTTATACCCCATAAAGAGCGAGAAAATATGATGTAAACTGAAGGTTGGATTACGGTTTATGTGACACTTACAGATATTAGATTGAGAAAGATGATGTTCGACTCCGGAACACCCTTTCTTATGAGTAGAGAAATAGCTTGAACAGCCGAGTTTCCTGGAAACGAGAAATCTTGATGTCAGCATTCAcccagaaaagaaagaaagtccATCATCTTTTGTGGGTTACATATCTTAAAGTGATGTAAGCAGTAGATGAACAATCTGAATTATGACAGTTTTCTAGGATACTTGGTCATGCTCGTGTAATGTGAACTATGCTAGCTTGTAAAAGTAAGAAGTAAAACTCGCATTAATAGGAGATATGCAAAAGCATTCCGATATTTCCCAACAAAATTCAAACCTGTGCCGAGGATGGGATCCAACAATAATACATGCCTATCTGCGATGTCTGTTGGCAACTTCTCGTAGATTAGCTGGATGCCACATATAGAAGAGGTTACAAAAATGAGTAGACTGGGGCAGAAGGAAAGGGGGAACTGTCTAGTGTTTAGTACCTGCTGACCGTTGTCACCTTCTCTGTGGATGAGAATTTTCCCTATTTTGATACCTTTACAGCATGCCCGGAGAGCATTCTCCATACTTTCCCCACTGCCATGTATTATGAACTCAAATGAGAACAACATAAAACATCATGCTTCATTTCATGGTAAGCATCGGTCTCGTGATTTGATGTGATTGCTAGCATATCGCAACAGGAAATATGATCAAAAAAGGGATCTAGTTGAACCCCAACTATACAAAGTTATTAAACCTGATTATTCATGAGGTTATGTAGACAAGGGTGAGAGGAAAGCTAGTAGGTTACCGTTGGATCACTTTCACAGTAAGTTTTAGTTAGAGGAAAGTAACTTCTGAATTCTTAATTTGTGACATGACTGTTTCATTTAGAAAGACTTCCCACGCCGGATCATTCTTGGCAGATGTTCATATTAGAAGAATAAATGTTATATCTTAGTCATAGTGCTACTTTTCTGATAGTGAGTGGAGGAAAATAGAATCTTAATCGAAAGAGAATAATTGGACTATTACTAGCAGAAGAATACTGGACACTCAAAGCGTATCTCATGCTAATAACTCATCGACTTGGATATATTACATATGCTCTCTCAAGAAGATAATGTCATTTAAGCAATACAAAGCTGGATCAAAGAAAATACCTCCTGATTACACTGACACCACACAACCTCTTACAGAAGTCCACGCCAGTATATACAGAGCCTGCAATAATAGAAGTACATACATTACCAGCAGTGAGCAATCCAATGAGATGCAGGCAACTCAGAATTCCAGCTTCGAAGAGAAAGTAATTAAATACAAAGAAGGTCAAAAGACGGGGACTAAATAGAATTTATTAGAGATGCACTTTACTAACACCCCAATCATTTCAAGAGATCCAACATTATGAAAAATGTGCtcaaaagttcactgaaggttTCTCCTTTTCGTATAGGACTTGCAGAGTGCATCCATATTTCCCAtgaaaattgtaaaatatctAGAAGAATAAGGTCTGTGTCATTCCATGTCTTTTAGGATGGCTAGTTACTAACAAGTCTAAGCGAGAAAGATCAATATTACATCCAACCACAGTTTCAGTTCCTTATACgaaatttaatatttgaaaatttctgAGAAAGAGTAGAATGCTATAAAAGCTGACTCTGGGCGGAAATCATGACCATCTTCACAAGATGTATATGCCAGCAGAGAGATGTAGCCGACTGAACAGTATGATGAACAATGCTACAAATGATGATACTAGGAGACATCTTAAAGGATACTAAATAAGACAAGAAGCAAAAATTGCAAACAAATTAGACCACTTAGAAGAAgtaaaagttaaatttgaaCAAATTGATCAGCCTACCTGTTGGAGTGATCACTTGTTTCTCTGTAAATGGTAGGTGTCCCAAGCCATGTTCCACCACCTGTTTCAGGTACCATTGCCAGAATAtactaattttaaattaaaaggtGAAGGGCATATGAAGTTAAGTGAAATAGGTTAAGACAAACAAGCACTTACCAGACGAATCAAACGATCAGCATAAAAGACAAAATCATGCTTTGTGGTTTGAGAATCACGTATGAGAGTATGCATACCCCGTATCTAAAGGAGACAAGAAGCACACAACGGTTACTGAAATGCAGAGAAACTGCATATTTACGTGAATATAACATGCCAAAACTAATATTTTCAAGGTAGTAAAGGCCAATGGGTAATTAAGTAGTTACAAGCTTAGGGAGCCAGTAAAGAGAGCTACCTGAAAAGTTGATTGAATGACGTATAGGTTAGGATATATTTTACAAAGATCATGCTGCCCAAGCTTTGTCCTTATGTGTTGTACAATTAAATCAACCGCTACATGATTGTCTCCTCCACGAGGAATAATAATATCAGCATACTTCTTTGTAGGGAGAATAAAGTCATCGAAAGCAGGCTTTACGAATTTTGAGTACTGCACCAAAAATTTCAAGATAATACAGTTAAAATGACACGatttaacaataataaaaattattgatgATCTGTGGAAGCTAATCACGTGCAACACGGAAACCATTTCAAAATAGAttgactaaaataaataacaTCCCCAGACACAAATTCAAGAGAAGCCACTAACCTGATCTAGCACTGCACCAATATCTCTTCCCTTTTCAACAGTATCCCGCCTTATCCTTCTTGCGAGACGTACATCAGCATCTGCACTGAAATTTTGGAGTGTGAAGTAATAGCCACTTTCATATTTGAAAACATGGGTCATGCCAAATATGGTGGCTGGTAATCATGCATATTTGCTTGAAGGGAACAGCCTTTGCAGCATAGTGGAAGCAACAAATTTGGCTgttttaacatatatataataagagtAAACGATGTAAATCTAGACTCATAACACCTGATACTATCAAGGAAGAAAATAAGTCGGGAGGATGATGACAAATTTGCCTGAAGATGGTAGTAGTGTTAATTACAGAGGGTAACCCTGTTTTTTCAGGGTTATAAGAGCAAAGAATAAATGCCATGAGCAGATAAAAGTATCAGATATTGCAACATTGGTGGTACTATAAACATTTTGTTATGAGCATGCTAGTAATCAGGATTTAAAGAGAGGAGATGCTGAATAATAAGCAAATACATCCGGAAGGATTAAAAAGGCTATCCTAGTAAGCTCCAGCTTCATTAATCAAATATCGTACAAATTATTAGTCAGGAGAGACACCTGCAGGCTGCAGATGCCTTAGAGCATAGTGTTTATACAGTGTAGCATTTTGCGCAAACTTTTGGGAGAGTGTTCTTGCCTGATTAGGGAATATTATATATGGTACGAACACCTCGGAGCAGAGAGAAGAGGAATTTAACCTGTATCAACAAATATCTTCATATTCATCAAATCTCGGACACGAGGATCGTGAAAGATAAGTATTCCCTCCAAGATTATAACATCGGATGGATTAACCTGTTGATAATGTCATAGAGAATGAGGGGAGCAGCATGTGCAATTTTTGATAGAAAATACAACTGAAATTTGCACTCTTCCAGCTCTAAATGACTCAGACCAGTTCAAAAAGATTTTTGTTAACGGAATCACCATCATGCAGCAAGAGGGTGCAATTCCATATACAAAATCACAAAAAGATGAATAGTCCATTGACATTATGAGGAGCAATtgactaaaaaaaatatatgtcaaaTAGAAAAGAGCACCATGGAAGAGGAGAGAAGCTATCTTAATTGTGTCTAACGAAtgcatatgtttttttttcccaagaAGCATACCCTTCTTGCAGGAAACACATTGTTTTTGTAACTCTTGAAGTCATAATTTGGAATATCTACAGCTTGCATATGCTTCAACTTCTCCATTGAGGAGAGTAGTTTCCCAGTATCAAATGCATCTGCAAAAAATTGATATCATGTTAAACATAAGCTTGCTCATACTTCACCACTACAGGAATTGTGGTGAGTCATGAGGAGCATTaacaggagaaaagagagagaaatcaCAAACTTAAGCTCTGCATTATGGCAATGCTTCATCAACCACAGACATGCAAGATCAGCTATATTCTTTGATGCTCAGTTGTAGCACTGAAATGAGAAATGAATTGACCTCATTCTTTTCTCAACGAAATATGCTTACCAGGGTGGTCAAAGTTGTACTCATGGACTCGAGTAAGTTCCTCTTCGCTTAGATTATGGTAGAAGGAATCCTGTGACATCATTAACACAAAAATTCAAGTTCACATTAGCTCATCGATATGCTGCATGAGGAAGAATGGGCGTGATAAAAGATATACTGCTGGATATTCTACAGCAACAAATCGACAAAAGGAAGTAAAGGAACTCGAGTGGTACCTAAGACTAGATGTGAAAtgtaatgataaaaaaaaaaaaaggcctcTAGACAAGAGAAGAATGTTATTAACATATAAAAAGAGAGATCTGACTCCTAAACACCGGATTGAAAGTTGACAAACAAAATCTAGAACCAATAAAATCGGTGACTTGGTATATTTGGGACAGCATATTATGTTGACAGGCAACTTCTCAAGGGCATAAGTATGAGGATCACTTTTATGCTAACGCCTGAAGCCAATGATTTCATGTATATCCATTATATCTTAGTGCATGTTAACGGTGAGAAAGAGACAAGGGTCCATTATTGAGCTACTACAATCCGCAAAAAGAAGTTGAGACAACCGCACTAGCTATCATAATCAACCTAGCAAGACGTACAAATCATGaaagaaaagcagaaaaatCTCTGACGGAACCTAAAAATACTGTtgtaaagaaaaaatgaaaaaacacTCGGGGCAGAAGAGGAGAAGGCTTTATTGAAGCAGCTTATTTTGTATTCAAACATCACCTGATTAACAAGCACGACACGCTGATCGTGAAGCTGTTGAATGATCATATCACAAACTGTAGTCTTCCCAGATGCCGCCCCTCCAGCAACCCCTGTCATGAAACAAACACAGTTAACCAAACCAAACCATAGAAGAAACGGAGAAAATCAAAATACAGCCGGTGCCCCATCAATTTTGTCATACTAATACTAATTTATCCATGAAAATACTCGTGCTACTACAGAATTAGATATTACCCAAAATTACAGAGTCGGGTCCTCACCAATCACAAACGGTTGCTTGTGCATGTTGTCAGGGGAGGAGGTTGATGGCTGCTCGGCTGCAACAGTACGCTGCAACCCATTCATGTGAAACCCCGAAAAGTGGGCACCAGACGATGCCTCGATCATGTCGACGACGGATTTAGAGTCCATAGGGGAAGACCTGGACAGGAAATCCAGAAAACGGAGGCTCATGGTTCCAGAAATCAAGATCACAGCTCGAACAAAGAAACTTCTTGGATTTTCTACTGATCCCGGTGCCTACGCTGCTTCCTCTTGCGATGTCTATCCGTTCTTATCTATTTGACCAGTCGATAGCAATAATAGAGTCCCTCCACCCCAACAACTCAAAATCAAAGCTCTTGCAGCTTTTCAATAACTTTTCGTCGACGGACCAGAGCCATAGATCTGAGTATTTACCCTCAGACGTCTCGATCatggaataaaaaaaaagacggaGATGCTAAAAGACTCACACCGGTCATTTTAAATTCATAATAATAAAGCAGAGGGATATTCCTTGACGCATTACTTCCATTGGGCGCCAAAACGTAGAACAACGCGATATTCCGAAGGATTCACTACCCTCCACTGGAGCAAAAAGCCAATACTAAAGGCACTACAGCGACACCTTATCTCAGCCCCGTCGGTCGCAGCCCGCACGTATCTCTCTACGTGCGTAACGCATAACTAAGTAAGATTTCGCTCATGGAGCTGGCGGGCATGAGCCTATCGGATAAAGACTCCGATCGTGGAATCAGCTCCACGGGATCGGTCAGCTCCATCGGATTCCAGCAGCCAGATCCAATGAGGATCGGGCGGCGATAGGGAGTCGGCAATGGCGAGGTCCGATCGCCGAACGAGATCGCGGCGGAAGCGGGCTCAGCTCCGCCGGACCGCCAGTACCGAAGTGTCACAGTCAAAAAAGCGTAATGAATGCGGAACAGTAAACGCCGGCGGGAGGAGCATGAATGCGGATTATTGAATATACCTGGAGCGGCCGAGGCGAGCTGC
Above is a window of Punica granatum isolate Tunisia-2019 chromosome 7, ASM765513v2, whole genome shotgun sequence DNA encoding:
- the LOC116213412 gene encoding uridine kinase-like protein 3 isoform X2: MDSKSVVDMIEASSGAHFSGFHMNGLQRTVAAEQPSTSSPDNMHKQPFVIGVAGGAASGKTTVCDMIIQQLHDQRVVLVNQDSFYHNLSEEELTRVHEYNFDHPDAFDTGKLLSSMEKLKHMQAVDIPNYDFKSYKNNVFPARRVNPSDVIILEGILIFHDPRVRDLMNMKIFVDTDADVRLARRIRRDTVEKGRDIGAVLDQYSKFVKPAFDDFILPTKKYADIIIPRGGDNHVAVDLIVQHIRTKLGQHDLCKIYPNLYVIQSTFQIRGMHTLIRDSQTTKHDFVFYADRLIRLVVEHGLGHLPFTEKQVITPTGSVYTGVDFCKRLCGVSVIRSGESMENALRACCKGIKIGKILIHREGDNGQQVLNTRQFPLSFCPSLLIFVTSSICGIQLIYEKLPTDIADRHVLLLDPILGTGNSAVQAISLLIRKGVPESNIIFLNLISAPQGVHVVCKAFPRIKIVTSEIDIGLNEDFRVVPGMGEFGDRYFGTDDDEQQVVLAPPQ
- the LOC116213412 gene encoding uridine kinase-like protein 3 isoform X3 produces the protein MSLRFLDFLSRSSPMDSKSVVDMIEASSGAHFSGFHMNGLQRTVAAEQPSTSSPDNMHKQPFVIGVAGGAASGKTTVCDMIIQQLHDQRVVLVNQDSFYHNLSEEELTRVHEYNFDHPDAFDTGKLLSSMEKLKHMQAVDIPNYDFKSYKNNVFPARRVNPSDVIILEGILIFHDPRVRDLMNMKIFVDTDADVRLARRIRRDTVEKGRDIGAVLDQYSKFVKPAFDDFILPTKKYADIIIPRGGDNHVAVDLIVQHIRTKLGQHDLCKIYPNLYVIQSTFQIRGMHTLIRDSQTTKHDFVFYADRLIRLVVEHGLGHLPFTEKQVITPTGSVYTGVDFCKRLCGVSVIRSGESMENALRACCKGIKIGKILIHREGDNGQQLIYEKLPTDIADRHVLLLDPILGTGNSAVQAISLLIRKGVPESNIIFLNLISAPQGVHVVCKAFPRIKIVTSEIDIGLNEDFRVVPGMGEFGDRYFGTDDDEQQVVLAPPQ
- the LOC116213412 gene encoding uridine kinase-like protein 3 isoform X1; this encodes MSLRFLDFLSRSSPMDSKSVVDMIEASSGAHFSGFHMNGLQRTVAAEQPSTSSPDNMHKQPFVIGVAGGAASGKTTVCDMIIQQLHDQRVVLVNQDSFYHNLSEEELTRVHEYNFDHPDAFDTGKLLSSMEKLKHMQAVDIPNYDFKSYKNNVFPARRVNPSDVIILEGILIFHDPRVRDLMNMKIFVDTDADVRLARRIRRDTVEKGRDIGAVLDQYSKFVKPAFDDFILPTKKYADIIIPRGGDNHVAVDLIVQHIRTKLGQHDLCKIYPNLYVIQSTFQIRGMHTLIRDSQTTKHDFVFYADRLIRLVVEHGLGHLPFTEKQVITPTGSVYTGVDFCKRLCGVSVIRSGESMENALRACCKGIKIGKILIHREGDNGQQVLNTRQFPLSFCPSLLIFVTSSICGIQLIYEKLPTDIADRHVLLLDPILGTGNSAVQAISLLIRKGVPESNIIFLNLISAPQGVHVVCKAFPRIKIVTSEIDIGLNEDFRVVPGMGEFGDRYFGTDDDEQQVVLAPPQ